The following are encoded in a window of Magnolia sinica isolate HGM2019 chromosome 11, MsV1, whole genome shotgun sequence genomic DNA:
- the LOC131218307 gene encoding cyclin-D5-1-like isoform X2 produces MDLSGLLCQEVGEYFLYEEDEEEEDRFFSVHSSVSRIEDEYIEILAEKEISFQTKDQKPTSDDLQIKNLLKCSRLDAVRWMLEMRELLGLRFQTAFLSVSYLDRFLSGQLLDNGTSWVIWLLSIACLSLAAKMEEHEPPELSKYQMEEFDFKSKLIQRMELHVLNALEWRMSSITPFAFLNYFAAKLCSEPRPKGLLSKAVKLVVAATEVEHRPSAIAAAAIFVASDQQLTRKLMNLKMGLIVSFGSSMNESVFSCYELMWELEKVKSRASDIMSPSDYIVTPPDYSSSHPSDAAVTSAGCKRKLAFGEDYQSSPKSNKKNENKTN; encoded by the exons atggaTCTATCTGGCCTTCTCTGCCAAGAAGTCGGTGAATATTTCTTGTacgaagaagatgaagaagaagaagacagattCTTCTCTGTCCATTCCTCTGTTTCGAGAATAGAAGACGAGTACATAGAAATACTGGCTGAGAAAGAGATAAGTTTCCAAACCAAAGATCAAAAACCGACTTCAGACGATCTCCAGATCAAGAATTTGTTGAAATGCAGCCGTTTGGATGCCGTCCGATGGATGCTTGAA ATGAGAGAGTTGCTGGGTCTCAGATTCCAGACCGCTTTTCTCTCCGTCAGCTATCTTGATCGGTTTCTTTCGGGGCAATTGTTGGAT AACGGAACATCTTGGGTAATTTGGTTACTGTCGATAGCGTGTTTATCTCTTGCGGCGAAAATGGAAGAGCACGAACCACCAGAGCTATCTAAGTATCAGATGGAAGAATTCGATTTCAAAAGTAAGTTGATTCAGCGTATGGAGCTTCATGTTTTGAATGCGTTGGAATGGCGAATGAGTTCCATTACTCCGTTTGCCTTTCTGAATTACTTCGCCGCTAAGCTCTGTAGCGAACCTAGGCCAAAAGGGTTACTGTCGAAGGCTGTCAAGCTAGTCGTGGCAGCAACAGAAG TAGAACACCGGCCATCTGCAATTGCTGCTGCAGCCATCTTCGTGGCATCCGATCAACAGCTAACAAGGAAATTGATGAATTTAAAAATGGGCTTGATCGTATCTTTTGGATCTTCAATGAAT GAGAGTGTGTTTTCTTGCTATGAGTTGATGTGGGAGTTGGAGAAGGTGAAATCAAGAGCATCCGATATCATGTCGCCATCAGATTATATCGTAACACCTCCAGATTATTCATCATCCCATCCGAGCGACGCT
- the LOC131218307 gene encoding cyclin-D5-1-like isoform X3 — protein sequence MDLSGLLCQEVGEYFLYEEDEEEEDRFFSVHSSVSRIEDEYIEILAEKEISFQTKDQKPTSDDLQIKNLLKCSRLDAVRWMLEMRELLGLRFQTAFLSVSYLDRFLSGQLLDNGTSWVIWLLSIACLSLAAKMEEHEPPELSKYQMEEFDFKSKLIQRMELHVLNALEWRMSSITPFAFLNYFAAKLCSEPRPKGLLSKAVKLVVAATEEHRPSAIAAAAIFVASDQQLTRKLMNLKMGLIVSFGSSMNESVFSCYELMWELEKVKSRASDIMSPSDYIVTPPDYSSSHPSDAAVTSAGCKRKLAFGEDYQSSPKSNKKNENKTN from the exons atggaTCTATCTGGCCTTCTCTGCCAAGAAGTCGGTGAATATTTCTTGTacgaagaagatgaagaagaagaagacagattCTTCTCTGTCCATTCCTCTGTTTCGAGAATAGAAGACGAGTACATAGAAATACTGGCTGAGAAAGAGATAAGTTTCCAAACCAAAGATCAAAAACCGACTTCAGACGATCTCCAGATCAAGAATTTGTTGAAATGCAGCCGTTTGGATGCCGTCCGATGGATGCTTGAA ATGAGAGAGTTGCTGGGTCTCAGATTCCAGACCGCTTTTCTCTCCGTCAGCTATCTTGATCGGTTTCTTTCGGGGCAATTGTTGGAT AACGGAACATCTTGGGTAATTTGGTTACTGTCGATAGCGTGTTTATCTCTTGCGGCGAAAATGGAAGAGCACGAACCACCAGAGCTATCTAAGTATCAGATGGAAGAATTCGATTTCAAAAGTAAGTTGATTCAGCGTATGGAGCTTCATGTTTTGAATGCGTTGGAATGGCGAATGAGTTCCATTACTCCGTTTGCCTTTCTGAATTACTTCGCCGCTAAGCTCTGTAGCGAACCTAGGCCAAAAGGGTTACTGTCGAAGGCTGTCAAGCTAGTCGTGGCAGCAACAGAAG AACACCGGCCATCTGCAATTGCTGCTGCAGCCATCTTCGTGGCATCCGATCAACAGCTAACAAGGAAATTGATGAATTTAAAAATGGGCTTGATCGTATCTTTTGGATCTTCAATGAAT GAGAGTGTGTTTTCTTGCTATGAGTTGATGTGGGAGTTGGAGAAGGTGAAATCAAGAGCATCCGATATCATGTCGCCATCAGATTATATCGTAACACCTCCAGATTATTCATCATCCCATCCGAGCGACGCT
- the LOC131218307 gene encoding cyclin-D5-1-like isoform X1: MDLSGLLCQEVGEYFLYEEDEEEEDRFFSVHSSVSRIEDEYIEILAEKEISFQTKDQKPTSDDLQIKNLLKCSRLDAVRWMLEMRELLGLRFQTAFLSVSYLDRFLSGQLLDNGTSWVIWLLSIACLSLAAKMEEHEPPELSKYQMEEFDFKSKLIQRMELHVLNALEWRMSSITPFAFLNYFAAKLCSEPRPKGLLSKAVKLVVAATEVINVVEHRPSAIAAAAIFVASDQQLTRKLMNLKMGLIVSFGSSMNESVFSCYELMWELEKVKSRASDIMSPSDYIVTPPDYSSSHPSDAAVTSAGCKRKLAFGEDYQSSPKSNKKNENKTN; the protein is encoded by the exons atggaTCTATCTGGCCTTCTCTGCCAAGAAGTCGGTGAATATTTCTTGTacgaagaagatgaagaagaagaagacagattCTTCTCTGTCCATTCCTCTGTTTCGAGAATAGAAGACGAGTACATAGAAATACTGGCTGAGAAAGAGATAAGTTTCCAAACCAAAGATCAAAAACCGACTTCAGACGATCTCCAGATCAAGAATTTGTTGAAATGCAGCCGTTTGGATGCCGTCCGATGGATGCTTGAA ATGAGAGAGTTGCTGGGTCTCAGATTCCAGACCGCTTTTCTCTCCGTCAGCTATCTTGATCGGTTTCTTTCGGGGCAATTGTTGGAT AACGGAACATCTTGGGTAATTTGGTTACTGTCGATAGCGTGTTTATCTCTTGCGGCGAAAATGGAAGAGCACGAACCACCAGAGCTATCTAAGTATCAGATGGAAGAATTCGATTTCAAAAGTAAGTTGATTCAGCGTATGGAGCTTCATGTTTTGAATGCGTTGGAATGGCGAATGAGTTCCATTACTCCGTTTGCCTTTCTGAATTACTTCGCCGCTAAGCTCTGTAGCGAACCTAGGCCAAAAGGGTTACTGTCGAAGGCTGTCAAGCTAGTCGTGGCAGCAACAGAAG TGATTAATGTAGTAGAACACCGGCCATCTGCAATTGCTGCTGCAGCCATCTTCGTGGCATCCGATCAACAGCTAACAAGGAAATTGATGAATTTAAAAATGGGCTTGATCGTATCTTTTGGATCTTCAATGAAT GAGAGTGTGTTTTCTTGCTATGAGTTGATGTGGGAGTTGGAGAAGGTGAAATCAAGAGCATCCGATATCATGTCGCCATCAGATTATATCGTAACACCTCCAGATTATTCATCATCCCATCCGAGCGACGCT